A single window of Streptomyces cathayae DNA harbors:
- a CDS encoding DUF2993 domain-containing protein has product MRALRILLVVVVILGGIFVIVDRVAVSFAEGEVADRLKSTENLATAPDVSINGFPFLTQVAGGTLDEVQIGIEGYEAATGDGAKSIRIADLRADMTGVEFSSDFSSATAAAATGSATVAYDELLKAATSDSTQVAPGVTAAVVGLSDGGNGKIKVTVEATVLGTKLPEPVSVLSSVTVVDGNTVRVRADGLPKFGGVTLAETQVRAVTDFEQKINGLPGGIKLDKVEAAESGVHITVKGSDVRLAG; this is encoded by the coding sequence ATGCGCGCACTGCGAATACTGCTGGTCGTCGTCGTGATTCTGGGCGGCATCTTCGTGATCGTGGACCGGGTCGCGGTCAGCTTCGCGGAGGGCGAGGTGGCCGACCGGCTCAAGTCGACGGAGAACCTCGCCACCGCTCCCGACGTGTCCATCAACGGTTTCCCCTTCCTCACCCAGGTCGCCGGCGGCACCCTCGACGAGGTGCAGATCGGCATCGAGGGCTACGAGGCCGCCACCGGCGACGGCGCGAAGAGCATCCGTATCGCCGACCTGCGCGCCGACATGACGGGCGTCGAGTTCTCCAGCGACTTCAGCTCCGCCACCGCAGCCGCCGCGACCGGCAGCGCGACCGTCGCCTACGACGAGCTGCTCAAGGCCGCCACGTCCGATTCCACGCAGGTGGCCCCCGGTGTCACCGCCGCCGTCGTCGGCCTCTCCGACGGCGGCAACGGGAAGATCAAGGTGACGGTGGAGGCCACCGTCCTCGGCACCAAGCTGCCCGAGCCGGTCTCCGTGCTCAGCTCCGTGACGGTCGTGGACGGCAACACCGTGCGGGTGCGGGCGGACGGGCTGCCGAAGTTCGGCGGCGTCACGCTCGCCGAGACGCAGGTGCGGGCGGTCACCGACTTCGAGCAGAAGATCAACGGCCTGCCCGGCGGCATCAAGCTGGACAAGGTCGAGGCGGCGGAGAGCGGTGTCCACATCACCGTGAAGGGTTCCGACGTCCGCCTGGCCGGGTAG
- a CDS encoding Ms5788A family Cys-rich leader peptide has translation MQCQTSVLRARGQADLTKRRAVDLCRVAAMLCRPF, from the coding sequence ATGCAGTGTCAGACGAGCGTCCTCCGAGCGCGAGGACAAGCGGATCTCACGAAGCGGCGGGCAGTCGACCTGTGCCGCGTCGCCGCCATGCTCTGTCGACCTTTCTGA
- a CDS encoding sulfurtransferase, giving the protein MSRNDVLVDADWVQEHLDDPTIAIVEVDEDTTAYEKNHIKNAIRIDWTKDLQDPVRRDFVDQAGFEKLLSEKGISNDHTVVLYGGNNNWFAAYAYWYFKLYGHENVKLLDGGRKKWELDARELVAGDEVPERAKTEYKATPQDLSIRAFRDEVVDAIGTLNIVDVRSPDEFSGKLNAPAHLPQEQAQRSGHVPSSRNIPWSKNANDDGTFKSDEELKKLYEDEQIDLSKDTIALCRIGERSALSWFVLHELLGVENVKNYDGSWTEYGSLVGVPIELGDGK; this is encoded by the coding sequence ATGAGCCGCAACGACGTACTGGTCGACGCCGACTGGGTCCAGGAGCACCTGGACGACCCGACGATCGCCATCGTCGAGGTGGACGAGGACACCACCGCCTACGAGAAGAACCACATCAAGAACGCCATCCGGATCGACTGGACCAAGGACCTCCAGGACCCGGTCCGCCGTGACTTCGTCGACCAGGCGGGCTTCGAGAAGCTCCTGTCGGAGAAGGGCATCTCCAACGACCACACGGTCGTCCTCTACGGCGGCAACAACAACTGGTTCGCCGCGTACGCCTACTGGTACTTCAAGCTGTACGGCCACGAGAACGTCAAGCTCCTCGACGGCGGCCGCAAGAAGTGGGAGCTGGACGCCCGCGAGCTGGTCGCCGGCGACGAGGTGCCCGAGCGGGCGAAGACCGAGTACAAGGCCACGCCGCAGGACCTGTCCATCCGCGCCTTCCGCGACGAGGTCGTGGACGCCATCGGCACGCTGAACATCGTCGACGTGCGGTCGCCCGACGAGTTCTCCGGCAAGCTGAACGCCCCGGCGCACCTGCCGCAGGAGCAGGCGCAGCGTTCCGGCCACGTGCCGAGCTCCCGCAACATCCCGTGGTCCAAGAACGCCAACGACGACGGCACCTTCAAGTCCGACGAGGAGCTCAAGAAGCTCTACGAGGACGAGCAGATCGACCTGTCGAAGGACACCATCGCCCTGTGCCGCATCGGTGAGCGCTCCGCGCTGTCCTGGTTCGTGCTGCACGAGCTGCTGGGCGTGGAGAACGTCAAGAACTACGACGGCTCCTGGACCGAGTACGGCTCCCTCGTCGGCGTGCCGATCGAGCTCGGCGACGGCAAGTAA
- a CDS encoding DUF1416 domain-containing protein, translating to MCGAKAGGPDASTIKPGETTIQGQVTRDGEPVTGYVRLLDSTGEFTAEVPTSATGQFRFYAAEGTWTVRALVPGGSADRTVVAQQGGLAEVAIAV from the coding sequence ATGTGCGGTGCGAAGGCCGGTGGCCCGGACGCCTCGACGATCAAGCCCGGCGAGACCACCATCCAGGGTCAGGTGACCCGTGACGGCGAGCCGGTGACGGGCTACGTCCGTCTGCTGGACTCGACCGGAGAGTTCACGGCCGAGGTCCCGACCTCCGCCACCGGACAGTTCCGCTTCTACGCGGCCGAGGGCACCTGGACCGTCCGTGCCCTGGTGCCCGGCGGCAGCGCCGACCGCACGGTCGTCGCCCAGCAGGGCGGGCTGGCCGAGGTCGCCATCGCGGTGTGA
- a CDS encoding DUF3099 domain-containing protein, which translates to MYARRRHVYFVMMGTCITLFVLAWSVVRLWSVPVAVGMCVVAMVIPPVAAMIANRRGPEDRWWDDPSGDPQSDEWWDELDGKKGPRPPR; encoded by the coding sequence ATGTACGCGCGCAGGCGTCATGTCTACTTCGTCATGATGGGGACGTGTATCACGCTGTTCGTCCTGGCCTGGAGCGTCGTGCGGCTGTGGTCGGTTCCGGTGGCCGTGGGCATGTGCGTGGTGGCCATGGTCATCCCGCCGGTCGCCGCGATGATCGCCAACCGGCGTGGCCCCGAGGACCGCTGGTGGGACGACCCCTCCGGCGATCCCCAGTCCGACGAATGGTGGGACGAACTGGACGGCAAGAAGGGACCGCGGCCGCCCCGGTGA
- a CDS encoding DsrE family protein, which yields MAKKLVIKVTAGSDAPERCSQAFTVAAVAVASGVDVSLWLTGESAWFALPGRAVEFELPHAAPLPDLLDSIVAGGRLTLCTQCAARRDITEKDVIEGVRIAGAQVFVQEALADDTQALVY from the coding sequence ATGGCGAAGAAGCTTGTGATCAAGGTGACCGCGGGGTCCGACGCACCCGAACGCTGCTCGCAGGCGTTCACGGTGGCGGCGGTGGCCGTGGCGAGCGGGGTCGACGTCTCCCTGTGGCTCACCGGCGAGTCCGCGTGGTTCGCGCTGCCGGGCCGTGCCGTGGAGTTCGAGCTGCCGCACGCGGCCCCGCTGCCCGACCTGCTGGACTCGATCGTCGCGGGTGGGCGCCTCACCCTGTGCACGCAGTGCGCGGCCCGCCGGGACATCACGGAGAAGGACGTCATCGAGGGCGTACGGATCGCGGGCGCGCAGGTGTTCGTGCAGGAGGCGCTGGCGGACGACACCCAGGCACTCGTGTACTGA